TGGCACATTAAGCAGAAGCTGCGGTACACAATAAATGAAAAGGacaacatatttatttataattaattatgacggcccagtgccgtattgttaaaaGGACAACATATcccgtttcatttttttccatggAAAGCATTGACCAATGTGATTTTTAGTACCAGCAGCCTCCCAATAGTTACCAAACATGCCTTAAAAAGGGCCACAAAGATGGTGAAGCGATGTTGTTTTTGCTGAAAAAAGAAGCGGTTGGGGCGATTTTCTAGATCAACATTTATGGCTTTTTCCTAAAGTTAAAGTTCAGTTGAAGATTTATTCATAGTAGTTTAATTCTACCACGCATCGGAAAAAGTTGCTTTTTTTGCAATGCACACGTTACTTGCCATAACGAAGCCGTGAAACGATCTACTCGCTCGAGACTCGTGTGACAGCGTAAAATAACGCGCGTCTGATTAGCGTACCGAGCACGGGAAAGACATCCGTTACGTTTCCAGTACCGATATTCGCTGGTCAATTATGCGACATCACACACGCGGAGAATCATCATACACTTTCCGCGAAGAATAAGAATTCtgatcgttcgttcgttcgatgCATTCACACATTCTTATTCCTCCCACTTTGCTAGCATTTTCTTTCTGCTCTTTGTGCTTTAGTATAATGATCGCgctttttatagttttttttttatttgtataaagTAAACATTCTTAATAAATCCAATAGAAATGATCGATTTGAAAATCTTAACACTATCCAACCACTTATTCAAACCTTGAGTGCTttcctgtttcttttgttAAAGCGTTCCGGTAAGATGGAACCCGGAAATTGTGCGTACTATGCGATACGACACGTCTGACTGTAGGGTCCCATTTCAACTGGTTACGGTCTGATGTTGTGTACATGTTGAAACGTTCATGATGATTATTGTCATAGCCATACGCTGGTCTCATATGATCTCTTGAAGCTGAATTGTCGTAACTCCGATATGACCTGTCTCGCTGCATTCCTGCTGAATCCTCctcccggttctgccgtgacCACCTATTCCTGTCCTGTACTGTATCATACTGTTTAGATATGTATACCGGCTCTTCTCGTCTGCCCGGCAACATACATTGCAAGTTTTCCAAGTAGTTATTGCGCTCCATTTCGTGGCCACGTTTTGTGTTAAACAATTGTATTGCTTCCATTGGATCATATCCTAGCTCTTGGATCATATAGGTACAGATGAGATACCCGGTGCGGTTCAAACCATGGGTACAGTGTACACCTATCAGCTTCCCTAGAGTGGGATGGTATCAGAACATGTGACATCTGGAAATGATTGATTTACTTACTCTCGTTTCTAGAATCGTTCCGGAAGTTTTTCACTAGACGAATGAAACTGAAATCAATATAGAAATGCCATGCGAAACCCATTATTGAAAAGCTGATGCGGATTTTTGACCGTTAGTCGTCTTACCGCTTTACTAGAAAGTGCTTTGGTACCATTTTACCCGGGATCGATACCTTAACATGATCGATCCCATTTGAGGTGAACTCGCGCGGATTGTAGTAGCGCTTTGTATTTGTTAGATCAATGATCAAACCTACATTTAGCTGCAGCATGACATCTTCCGGTGTAAATCGTGCGTGTGAAGGGACGAATATGTTCTgcagaaatagaaataaataatatgttAATACTAAATTGATAtcttatctctctctctctctttctctctctctccctccctctctctctctctctctctctatctatctatctatctatctcttTTTAAGACGCTTTCAAGAGTTTTTAATGATGAATACCTCCTAAAGCATTCATTCCTTTTTAATGCGAACGAGACTTTTAAAACAGAAGAAAGTAGCTTGGCCATTTCCGTGGCTAACTCATCTCTTAACCTAACGACCATGTGGAATGGGTCCTTGCGAGGGTGAACGGTGCATCAAAATCATCCTTACGATTAGACACATTGAAAACCACTGTGCACATAAACCTCAACTCAACCCAAACCTCAAATGACGCGCGGCTAACAACATAACGCGCAAGCTCTATCATATTGCAGTACACTCCCAATTGAATGTACCTTCCCCCAACCCTTCCGGAGTGCCCCGGTGCGTTCATTAGCGCACAAACCTTGATCTTACCCGTTCGATCTCTAATCAAACACTAATCACCAGTGTAAACTTCATTTACCCCCGCGAGAATTCCCGGGGAAGAGTGAAATGATTGGTTTGAGCAAACCTCATCACCACTAATCGTTCCTTTACATGAGTTTTTACTGCAGCACCCCAACCCCAACCGGTATGCCGTGTCCTTTATAGGTGGATTTAATTtccggaagaaaaaaaaaagaagtagcCTAGTCAGGATTGCTGGAATGTGTCGCGCTGTTGCGGTGCAAAATCTTGAAGTGAAGGAGGGGTCCACCACAtccttcttgcttttttttcccacacACGGGTTGGGGGAAATGTGacgaatcgatcgatttggCGATCGAACGTCGCCGGTGGTCTACTTTCAATTATATATGAGGCACCATCACCAAGAAGAGGGGCCGCCTATAGCGCGAGGCGCGGTATGGACACCACAgaaagggagcaaaaaaatattaattatcaATAATAATACATTAAAACCGTATCCCCCGCGCCTCCCTATATCAAGATCGTACTCGCTACGGCGGGAGGGTTCCGGCGACAACATTGCCAACATCTCTTGGGAAATTGTGAggaagcgcgcgcgcgctcgcacgCATGCTAGCGCGATCAT
This genomic window from Anopheles maculipalpis chromosome 2RL, idAnoMacuDA_375_x, whole genome shotgun sequence contains:
- the LOC126567642 gene encoding RNA/RNP complex-1-interacting phosphatase homolog — protein: MGSVPKGWNDYTNYGEVLVDTFIPLKVPLSRDNIFVPSHARFTPEDVMLQLNVGLIIDLTNTKRYYNPREFTSNGIDHVKVSIPGKMVPKHFLVKRFIRLVKNFRNDSRNERKLIGVHCTHGLNRTGYLICTYMIQELGYDPMEAIQLFNTKRGHEMERNNYLENLQCMLPGRREEPVYISKQYDTVQDRNRWSRQNREEDSAGMQRDRSYRSYDNSASRDHMRPAYGYDNNHHERFNMYTTSDRNQLKWDPTVRRVVSHSTHNFRVPSYRNALTKETGKHSRFE